In Necator americanus strain Aroian chromosome IV, whole genome shotgun sequence, the following proteins share a genomic window:
- a CDS encoding hypothetical protein (NECATOR_CHRIV.G15873.T1), with the protein MTALRTPDGTTAAWRSEMEKVIHDSHVHLLPHYLREDGQVISKVLLSEVRHAIMSMKNRTSTDDPDRIKPEHPKCLPSVLMNTAARLFTRYLSDFNVPKQWKTSKTVMLCKKGDTQNIGNYRPICLLSAIYELFTTVILNKAERKLDEGQPCEQSGFPKGFSTIDHIHTVSKLIEVSRDYKMPLCFTFIDLKKAFDTVETELVMEQLPFFSFPFYIDAIIDLKRGIRQGDTIPPKMFSATLDSTIRGLEWDNMEVKVDGRNLHHLRFGER; encoded by the exons CATGGAGAAGTGAAATGGAGAAGGTCATTCACGACAGTCACGTCCACTTGCTTCCTCACTATCtaagggaagacggacaagtcattTCAAAAGTCCTCCTttccgaagtccgacatgccatcatgtcgATGAAGAACCGAACTTCAACCGACGATCCCGACAGAATCAAGCCTGAACATCCAAAGTGTCTACCGTCAGTCCTCATGAACACAGCggcgaggctcttcactcgCTATCTGTCGGACTTTAATGTTCCTAAACAATGGAAAACGAGCAAGACCGTAATGCTGTGTAAGAAAGGAGACACACAaaacatcggcaactatcgcccaatctgcttgcTGTCCGCCATCTACGAGCTCTTCACAACAGTAATTCTAAACAaggcagaaagaaaattagatgAAGGGCAGCCATGTGAACAATCAGGGTTTCCAAAAGGgttcagtacgattgaccacatacacacagtttcaaaactcatagaagtatcgcgagactacaagatgccgctatgtttcactttcatcgatttgaagaaagcattTGATACAGTTGAGACTGAATTGGTCATGGAG CAACtgccctttttttccttcccatTCTACATTGATGCCATAATCGACTTGAAGAGAGGGATtcgtcagggtgacacaattcCACCCAAAATGttcagtgccactctcgaCAGCACGATtcgaggattggaatgggataacatggaagtgaaagttgacggACGGaatttacaccatcttcgtttcggggaacggtaa